The following are encoded in a window of Citrobacter freundii genomic DNA:
- the lspA gene encoding signal peptidase II → MSQPLCSTGLRWLWLVVVVLIIDLGSKYLILQNFALGDTVSLFPSLNLHYARNYGAAFSFLADSGGWQRWFFAGIAIGICVILMVMMYRSKATQKLNNIAYALIIGGALGNLFDRLWHGFVVDMIDFYVGDWHFATFNLADTAICIGAALIVLEGFLPAKEKKAA, encoded by the coding sequence ATGAGTCAGCCTCTTTGTTCAACAGGACTCCGCTGGCTGTGGCTGGTGGTAGTCGTGCTGATTATTGATTTGGGCAGCAAGTACCTGATCCTCCAGAATTTTGCTCTGGGGGATACGGTGTCGCTGTTCCCGTCACTGAATCTGCACTATGCGCGTAACTATGGCGCGGCGTTTAGCTTCCTGGCTGACAGCGGTGGCTGGCAGCGGTGGTTCTTTGCCGGTATCGCGATTGGTATTTGCGTCATTCTAATGGTGATGATGTATCGCTCGAAGGCGACGCAGAAGCTGAATAACATCGCATATGCGTTAATCATTGGCGGTGCACTGGGCAACCTGTTTGACCGCCTGTGGCACGGCTTCGTCGTGGATATGATTGACTTTTACGTCGGTGACTGGCATTTCGCCACCTTCAACCTTGCCGATACGGCGATTTGTATCGGTGCGGCGTTGATTGTGCTGGAAGGCTTCTTACCGGCGAAAGAGAAAAAAGCCGCATAA
- the ispH gene encoding 4-hydroxy-3-methylbut-2-enyl diphosphate reductase yields the protein MQILLANPRGFCAGVDRAISIVENALAIYGAPIYVRHEVVHNRYVVDSLRERGAIFIEQISEVPDGAILIFSAHGVSQAVRNEAKGRDLTVFDATCPLVTKVHMEVARASRRGEESILIGHAGHPEVEGTMGQYSNPQGGMYLVESPEDVLTLNVKNEGKLSFMTQTTLSVDDTSDVIDALRQRFPKIVGPRKDDICYATTNRQEAVRALAEQADVVLVVGSKNSSNSNRLAELAQRMGKAAYLIDDATDIQEAWVKDAACVGVTAGASAPDILVQNVIVRLQELGGGDAIPLEGREENIVFEVPKELRVDVREVE from the coding sequence ATGCAGATCCTGTTGGCTAACCCGCGCGGATTTTGCGCTGGCGTAGACCGCGCTATCAGCATTGTGGAAAACGCGCTGGCTATCTACGGCGCGCCGATTTATGTCCGTCATGAAGTGGTGCATAACCGCTATGTGGTGGATAGCCTGCGCGAGCGCGGCGCTATTTTTATTGAGCAAATCAGTGAAGTACCGGACGGTGCGATCCTGATTTTCTCCGCCCACGGCGTGTCTCAGGCCGTGCGTAACGAAGCCAAAGGCCGCGATCTGACGGTCTTTGATGCCACCTGCCCGCTGGTGACCAAAGTGCATATGGAAGTCGCGCGCGCCAGCCGCCGTGGCGAAGAGTCGATTCTGATTGGTCACGCCGGACACCCGGAGGTTGAGGGTACGATGGGCCAGTACAGCAACCCGCAGGGGGGGATGTACCTGGTGGAATCGCCGGAAGACGTCCTGACGTTGAATGTTAAAAATGAAGGTAAGCTCTCCTTCATGACCCAGACTACGCTCTCGGTTGATGACACCTCTGATGTGATTGATGCCCTGCGTCAACGCTTCCCAAAAATTGTTGGGCCGCGCAAAGACGATATCTGCTATGCCACCACCAACCGTCAGGAAGCGGTTCGTGCGTTGGCGGAGCAAGCGGATGTGGTACTGGTTGTCGGCTCGAAAAACTCGTCTAACTCCAACCGCCTGGCAGAACTGGCCCAGCGTATGGGCAAGGCCGCGTATCTGATTGACGATGCGACCGATATCCAGGAAGCCTGGGTGAAAGATGCGGCGTGCGTCGGCGTGACGGCCGGTGCTTCTGCGCCGGATATTCTGGTACAGAACGTGATTGTCCGTCTGCAGGAGCTCGGTGGTGGGGATGCTATCCCACTGGAAGGCCGTGAAGAGAACATCGTTTTCGAAGTGCCGAAAGAGCTGCGTGTGGATGTTCGTGAAGTAGAGTAA
- the fkpB gene encoding FKBP-type peptidyl-prolyl cis-trans isomerase gives MSKSVQSNSAVLVHFTLKLDDGSTAESTRSNGKPALFRLGDGSLSEGLEQHLLGLKEGDKTTFALEPDAAFGVSSPDLIQYFSRREFMDAGEPEIGAIMLFTAMDGSEMPGVIREINGDSITVDFNHPLAGHTVHFDIEVLEVEPALEA, from the coding sequence ATGTCTAAATCAGTACAGAGTAACAGTGCGGTGCTGGTGCACTTCACCTTAAAGCTCGACGATGGCTCCACCGCAGAGTCAACCCGCAGTAACGGCAAGCCTGCGCTGTTTCGCCTGGGCGACGGTTCTCTGTCTGAAGGACTGGAACAACACCTGCTGGGGTTAAAAGAGGGCGATAAAACCACTTTTGCTCTGGAGCCTGATGCTGCTTTTGGCGTATCAAGCCCGGACCTCATTCAGTATTTCTCGCGTCGGGAGTTTATGGACGCGGGTGAGCCAGAAATTGGCGCTATCATGCTCTTTACCGCAATGGACGGCAGTGAGATGCCTGGCGTGATCCGCGAAATCAACGGTGATTCCATCACGGTTGACTTCAACCATCCGCTGGCTGGGCATACCGTTCATTTTGATATTGAAGTGCTGGAAGTCGAACCGGCACTGGAGGCGTAA